The proteins below come from a single Blattabacterium cuenoti genomic window:
- a CDS encoding RuvX/YqgF family protein — protein sequence MGKILGIDYGIIITGLSITDQNKIFAFGLDAIPTKKLMIYLESIIYKEEIEKLIVGLPKKLNNNLEFFLEKKIQDFLAVFCKKYPKVSIIRIDERFTSKLSFYYMISSGLKKNKRKKKILNKISATIILQSYLRKITLKNKNL from the coding sequence ATGGGAAAAATATTAGGAATAGATTATGGAATAATTATTACTGGATTATCCATAACGGATCAAAATAAAATATTTGCATTTGGATTAGACGCTATTCCAACTAAAAAATTAATGATATATTTAGAATCAATAATTTATAAAGAAGAAATTGAAAAATTAATAGTAGGATTACCAAAAAAATTAAATAATAATCTTGAATTTTTTTTAGAAAAAAAAATTCAAGATTTTTTGGCTGTTTTTTGCAAAAAATATCCAAAAGTATCAATAATAAGAATAGATGAACGTTTTACTTCTAAATTATCTTTTTATTATATGATATCATCTGGGCTAAAAAAAAATAAGAGAAAAAAAAAAATTTTAAATAAAATTAGTGCCACTATAATTTTACAGTCTTATCTTAGAAAGATTACATTAAAAAATAAAAATTTATAG
- the rpmI gene encoding 50S ribosomal protein L35, translated as MPKLKTKSGSKKRFKKTCSGFIKKKHSFKSHLLTKKSKKRKRHLNKFSLLKKSDFKNIKKQI; from the coding sequence ATGCCAAAATTAAAAACAAAATCAGGATCAAAAAAAAGATTTAAAAAAACATGTAGTGGTTTTATAAAAAAAAAACATTCATTTAAAAGCCATTTACTTACGAAAAAATCTAAAAAAAGAAAACGTCATCTTAATAAGTTTTCTTTACTAAAGAAATCTGATTTTAAAAATATTAAGAAACAAATATAA
- the def gene encoding peptide deformylase has protein sequence MILPIIFYGNPILRKKNLDIDAILYKKEINQLIKDMFETIHQVKGLGLAAPQIGKNIRIFIVDIPFIIGKKVKNYKEVFINAKIIKLYGKEYFFNEGCLSFPGINSYIKRKSNVLIEYYNNNLEKKKKIFTGICARVILHEYDHIEGKLFIDYLSKRKKKLIEKKLSSIKNMNSE, from the coding sequence ATGATATTACCTATAATATTTTATGGGAACCCTATTTTAAGGAAAAAGAATTTAGATATAGATGCTATATTATATAAAAAAGAAATTAACCAATTGATAAAAGATATGTTTGAAACTATCCATCAGGTAAAAGGATTAGGATTAGCAGCTCCACAAATAGGAAAAAATATAAGAATTTTTATAGTAGATATTCCATTTATTATTGGAAAAAAAGTTAAAAATTATAAAGAAGTATTTATTAATGCAAAAATAATAAAACTTTATGGAAAAGAGTATTTTTTTAATGAAGGATGTCTAAGCTTTCCGGGAATTAATAGTTATATAAAAAGAAAATCTAATGTATTAATTGAATATTATAATAACAATCTAGAAAAAAAAAAAAAAATATTTACTGGAATCTGTGCCAGAGTTATATTACATGAATATGATCATATAGAAGGAAAACTTTTTATTGATTACTTATCAAAAAGAAAAAAAAAGTTAATAGAAAAAAAATTATCTTCTATAAAGAATATGAATAGTGAATAA
- the infC gene encoding translation initiation factor IF-3 translates to MYKKRNIHRINNNINSDIIRLVGDSSIKNGIYSTKDILSIAENIGLDLVEINPKLKPPVCKILDYKKYLYEQKKKKKQFKSKQTKVNTKEIRFGPQIGDHDGKVKIKSAEKFLMRGDKVKVFVFFKGRSIVYKEQGKIKLLKFAEEIEEYGKVEQMPVMEGKRMYMIIAPKKIITK, encoded by the coding sequence ATATATAAAAAAAGAAATATTCATCGTATTAATAATAATATTAATTCGGATATAATTCGTTTAGTTGGTGATTCCTCTATTAAAAATGGAATATATTCTACAAAAGATATATTATCTATTGCTGAAAATATAGGTTTAGATTTAGTTGAGATTAATCCTAAATTAAAACCTCCAGTATGTAAGATACTAGATTATAAAAAATATTTATACGAACAAAAAAAAAAGAAAAAACAATTTAAATCTAAACAAACAAAGGTAAATACTAAAGAAATCCGATTTGGCCCTCAAATAGGTGATCATGATGGTAAAGTTAAAATAAAAAGTGCAGAAAAATTTTTAATGCGAGGAGATAAAGTAAAGGTATTTGTTTTTTTTAAAGGTCGTTCTATAGTTTATAAAGAACAAGGAAAAATTAAATTATTAAAATTTGCTGAAGAAATAGAAGAATATGGAAAAGTAGAACAGATGCCAGTTATGGAAGGAAAAAGGATGTATATGATTATAGCTCCAAAAAAAATTATTACAAAATAA
- a CDS encoding 2,3,4,5-tetrahydropyridine-2,6-dicarboxylate N-succinyltransferase, whose product MNKLKLKIENSWNKKDIWSIDQNIKQSIIEVIDHIENGKIRVCEFLDEKWIVNEWIKKAIIMFFTVKKMNKIKFGPFEFYDKIPIKKKFKEKGVRVVPHAIARYGSYIAPGVVLMPSYVNIGSYIGEGTMIDTWATVGSCAQVGKKVHISGGVGIGGVLEPVQANPVIIEDDVFIGSRCILVEGVLIKKGAVLGANVVLTTSTKIFDVTNNNLPVEIKGVIPENSVVIPGSYPKNFPAGKFYVPCALIIGKRKESTNKKTSLNDALRTHNISV is encoded by the coding sequence GTGAATAAATTAAAGTTAAAAATAGAAAATTCATGGAATAAAAAAGATATATGGTCAATTGATCAAAATATAAAACAATCAATTATAGAAGTAATTGATCATATAGAAAATGGTAAGATTAGAGTATGCGAATTTTTAGATGAAAAATGGATAGTTAATGAATGGATAAAAAAAGCTATAATAATGTTTTTTACAGTCAAAAAAATGAATAAAATTAAATTTGGACCGTTTGAATTTTATGATAAAATCCCCATAAAAAAAAAATTTAAAGAAAAGGGTGTCAGAGTAGTCCCTCATGCTATAGCTCGTTATGGTTCGTATATAGCCCCTGGAGTAGTTTTAATGCCTTCTTACGTTAATATAGGTTCATATATTGGAGAAGGCACTATGATAGATACATGGGCAACAGTAGGTAGTTGTGCTCAAGTCGGAAAAAAAGTACATATAAGTGGGGGAGTAGGCATAGGAGGTGTTTTAGAACCTGTACAAGCTAATCCAGTGATAATTGAAGATGACGTTTTTATAGGTTCTAGGTGTATTCTGGTTGAAGGTGTGCTTATAAAAAAAGGTGCTGTATTAGGAGCTAATGTAGTTTTAACTACATCCACTAAAATTTTTGATGTGACTAATAATAATCTACCTGTTGAAATAAAAGGAGTAATTCCTGAAAATTCAGTAGTTATTCCGGGATCTTATCCTAAAAATTTTCCTGCAGGAAAATTTTATGTTCCATGTGCTTTAATAATAGGAAAAAGAAAAGAAAGCACCAATAAAAAAACTTCATTAAATGATGCGTTAAGAACACATAATATATCCGTATAA
- a CDS encoding L-threonylcarbamoyladenylate synthase, whose protein sequence is MSFSKEIEKSLKILKKGKILLYPTDTVWGLGCDAFNINAIKKIYEIKKRNHIKSMIILVDNINRLRNLVGNITDFTKKIILDNFINQQKPITIVYNNIKNNLIKFIHNKNKLAIRLTHDSFCNCLIKELNRPIVSTSANFSGGKTPMKFKEINPIILNSIDYAVNLRRNEKSIYNGSKIIEINSNNFNILRV, encoded by the coding sequence ATGTCTTTTTCTAAGGAAATAGAAAAAAGTTTAAAAATATTAAAAAAAGGAAAAATTTTGTTATATCCAACAGATACTGTATGGGGGTTGGGATGCGATGCTTTTAACATAAATGCTATAAAAAAAATATATGAAATAAAGAAACGAAATCACATAAAATCTATGATTATTTTGGTAGACAATATTAATCGTTTACGAAATTTAGTTGGAAATATTACTGATTTTACTAAAAAAATAATATTAGATAATTTTATTAATCAACAAAAACCAATTACAATAGTTTATAACAATATTAAAAATAATTTAATTAAATTTATTCATAATAAAAATAAATTAGCAATCCGTTTAACTCACGATTCATTTTGCAATTGTTTAATTAAAGAATTAAATAGACCTATTGTTTCTACTTCTGCTAATTTTTCAGGAGGAAAAACTCCTATGAAATTTAAAGAAATTAATCCGATTATTTTAAATAGTATAGATTATGCAGTAAATTTAAGAAGAAATGAAAAATCTATTTACAATGGATCAAAAATTATAGAGATTAATTCAAATAATTTTAACATATTACGTGTATAA
- a CDS encoding CCA tRNA nucleotidyltransferase, whose protein sequence is MNLSKAIRKNIFQIVSHSSKVIKQDSYIIGGYVRDLLLRKIKSCDLDILTIGEGIRLAKEVAKNIYKYTKVFHPIRMFKRYGTAMLKYDNQTIEFVGSRIESYPNPNSRNPIVKLGTLQDDQNRRDFTINTLAISLNSNNYGELIDPFGGVSDLKNKILKTPLNADITYSDDPLRMLRAIRFATELQFFIEKKSFQSIKKNKNRINILPKERIIEEFNKILLSSKPSIGLLLMKKSGLLSIILPELSVLEGIEEKDGFKHKDNFYHTLQVVDNLSREKCNSLWLKWVGLLHDIGKTQTKKFFPKVGWTFHSHEYVGSQMISNIFKRLKLPKGNILKYVKKMVKNSYRPISLVGNNISDSAIRRLLFDLGNDIEDLIKLSLSDITTGSIEKKKQYENNISFLIKRIKQIENKDCIMNWKSPISGNDIMSAFDINPCKKIGIIKNYIKNSILEGKISNDFSSAYYFMLKKGKELGLKKK, encoded by the coding sequence ATGAATTTATCAAAAGCTATTAGAAAAAATATATTTCAAATTGTCAGTCATTCTTCTAAAGTAATAAAACAAGATAGTTATATAATAGGCGGATATGTCCGTGACTTATTATTAAGAAAAATAAAGTCATGCGATTTAGATATCCTAACAATAGGAGAAGGAATACGGTTAGCTAAAGAAGTGGCTAAAAATATTTATAAATATACTAAAGTTTTTCATCCTATAAGGATGTTTAAACGTTATGGGACTGCAATGCTTAAATACGATAATCAAACAATAGAATTTGTTGGATCTAGAATTGAGTCCTATCCTAATCCAAATAGTAGAAATCCAATTGTAAAATTAGGGACATTACAGGATGATCAAAATAGAAGAGATTTTACAATTAATACTTTAGCTATTAGTTTAAATAGTAATAATTATGGAGAATTAATAGATCCTTTTGGAGGGGTATCAGATTTAAAAAATAAAATATTGAAGACTCCATTAAATGCGGATATTACTTATTCAGATGATCCCCTGAGAATGTTACGGGCTATAAGATTTGCTACTGAACTTCAGTTTTTTATTGAAAAAAAATCATTCCAATCTATAAAAAAAAATAAGAATAGAATTAATATTCTTCCTAAAGAAAGAATTATAGAAGAATTTAATAAAATATTATTATCTAGTAAACCATCTATTGGATTACTATTAATGAAAAAATCTGGATTATTATCAATTATATTACCAGAATTATCTGTATTAGAAGGAATAGAAGAAAAAGATGGATTTAAACATAAAGATAATTTTTATCATACTTTGCAAGTAGTTGATAATTTAAGTCGAGAAAAATGTAATTCTTTATGGTTAAAATGGGTAGGATTATTACACGATATAGGAAAAACTCAAACAAAAAAATTTTTTCCAAAAGTAGGTTGGACTTTTCATTCACACGAATATGTAGGTAGTCAAATGATTTCTAATATTTTCAAAAGACTAAAATTACCTAAAGGAAATATTTTAAAATATGTAAAAAAAATGGTCAAAAATAGTTATAGACCAATTTCATTAGTAGGAAATAATATTAGTGATTCTGCAATACGGAGATTATTATTTGATTTAGGAAACGATATAGAAGACTTAATAAAGTTAAGTTTATCTGATATTACTACTGGTAGTATAGAAAAAAAAAAACAATATGAGAATAATATATCTTTTCTTATCAAGAGAATAAAACAAATAGAGAATAAAGATTGTATTATGAATTGGAAATCTCCAATATCCGGAAATGATATTATGAGTGCATTTGATATTAATCCTTGTAAAAAAATAGGAATTATAAAAAATTATATTAAAAATTCTATTTTAGAAGGAAAAATATCTAATGATTTTAGTTCAGCTTATTATTTTATGTTAAAAAAGGGAAAAGAATTAGGATTAAAAAAAAAATAA
- the thrS gene encoding threonine--tRNA ligase, translated as MNENNNKWIHSDRDHRIIGKNLKLFTFSNNVGAGLPLWLPKGTIIRSNLEKFLIDIQKKSGYEMVITPHIGNKKLYIQSGHWNKYGKDSFKPIETPRNKEEFVLKPMNCPHHCEIFRSQEWSYRDLPKRFAEFGTVYRYEKSGELHGLTRVRAFTQDDAHIFCTYDQLSKEFKKVINLVFYIFQCLGFLEYKVRISLKDPNNNHDYIGSKENWEKAEKIILKLVKEENIKATIHYGEAAFYGPKLDFLIKDSLGRDWQLGTIQLDYNLPERFDLYYRGKNNEKHRPVMIHRAPFGSLERIIAIMIEHTKGNFPLWMVPDQVVILPISDKYIIYAKKILNLMLNNDIRVFIDNRNEKINKRIRDSENKKIPYMIILGEKEEREKSISLRCHGIGHIGKFSYIDGIKNILSKINF; from the coding sequence ATGAATGAAAATAATAATAAATGGATTCATTCAGATAGAGATCACAGAATAATAGGTAAAAATTTAAAATTATTTACTTTTTCTAATAATGTAGGCGCTGGATTACCATTATGGTTACCAAAAGGAACTATAATTAGAAGTAATTTAGAAAAATTTTTAATTGATATACAAAAAAAATCAGGATATGAAATGGTAATTACTCCACATATTGGAAATAAAAAATTGTATATCCAAAGTGGACATTGGAATAAATATGGAAAAGATAGCTTTAAGCCTATTGAAACACCTCGTAATAAAGAAGAATTTGTATTAAAACCTATGAATTGTCCTCATCATTGTGAAATTTTTCGATCTCAAGAATGGTCTTATCGGGACTTGCCTAAACGTTTTGCTGAATTTGGAACTGTGTATAGATACGAAAAAAGTGGCGAACTTCATGGGTTAACTCGAGTTAGAGCTTTTACTCAAGATGATGCACATATTTTTTGTACGTATGATCAATTATCAAAAGAATTTAAAAAAGTTATAAACTTAGTATTTTATATATTTCAATGTTTAGGTTTTTTGGAATATAAAGTTAGGATTTCTTTAAAAGATCCTAATAATAATCATGATTATATAGGATCTAAAGAGAATTGGGAAAAAGCAGAAAAAATAATTCTTAAATTAGTTAAAGAAGAAAATATAAAAGCTACTATTCATTATGGAGAAGCAGCATTTTATGGACCTAAATTGGATTTTTTAATAAAAGATTCTTTAGGAAGAGACTGGCAACTAGGAACTATTCAATTAGATTATAATTTACCCGAAAGATTTGATCTTTATTACAGAGGAAAAAATAATGAAAAACATAGACCTGTAATGATTCATAGAGCCCCATTTGGTTCTTTAGAACGGATTATTGCAATAATGATAGAACATACTAAAGGAAATTTTCCTTTATGGATGGTGCCAGATCAAGTAGTAATTTTACCTATTAGTGATAAATATATAATATATGCAAAAAAAATTTTAAATTTAATGTTAAATAATGATATTAGAGTTTTTATTGATAATAGAAATGAAAAAATTAATAAAAGAATTAGAGATTCTGAAAATAAAAAAATACCTTATATGATTATTTTAGGAGAAAAAGAAGAAAGAGAAAAATCTATCTCATTGAGGTGTCATGGTATAGGACATATAGGAAAATTTTCTTATATTGATGGAATTAAAAATATTTTAAGTAAAATCAATTTTTAA
- a CDS encoding MIP/aquaporin family protein gives MKEIYAEIIGTTILVLLGNGVVANVVLSKTKGNEKNGEWLTITIGWALAVFMGIVVADPYSGAHLNPCVTLSYAIIGKINWNVVPYYIISQIIGSMLGSLMVWILYKDYFSLTKNEQDKLSVFVTIPGIRNFFSNFFSEVLATFVFIFISFFIRSNGFLVFIDKKFPMWIGSIGYLPNSLLILGIILSLGGVTGPAINPARDLGPRIIHSIVPIPKKGGSNWDYAMVPILGPILGSIIAAKLYLFL, from the coding sequence ATGAAAGAAATATATGCAGAAATTATAGGGACAACAATTTTAGTGCTTTTAGGTAATGGAGTAGTAGCTAATGTTGTATTGTCAAAAACTAAAGGAAATGAAAAAAATGGCGAATGGTTAACTATTACTATAGGATGGGCTTTAGCCGTATTTATGGGAATAGTAGTGGCAGATCCTTATAGTGGAGCACATTTAAATCCTTGTGTAACATTAAGTTATGCGATAATTGGAAAAATTAATTGGAATGTAGTCCCCTATTATATTATTTCTCAAATAATTGGATCTATGCTAGGATCTTTAATGGTATGGATTTTATATAAAGATTATTTTTCATTAACAAAAAATGAACAAGATAAATTATCTGTTTTTGTTACTATTCCTGGAATTAGAAATTTTTTTTCTAATTTTTTTAGCGAAGTTTTAGCAACTTTTGTATTTATTTTTATTTCATTTTTTATTAGATCAAATGGATTTTTAGTATTTATAGATAAAAAATTTCCAATGTGGATTGGTTCTATAGGATATTTACCGAATTCTTTATTAATTTTAGGTATTATTCTATCTTTGGGAGGAGTTACTGGCCCTGCTATAAATCCGGCTAGAGATTTAGGACCTAGAATCATTCATTCTATTGTCCCTATCCCTAAAAAAGGAGGGAGTAATTGGGATTATGCAATGGTACCAATTTTAGGTCCGATTTTAGGTAGTATAATAGCTGCAAAATTATATTTATTTTTATAA
- the rplT gene encoding 50S ribosomal protein L20, with the protein MPRSTNAVASRRRRKKILKLAKGFHGARSKVYTVAKNAVEKSFLYAFSGRKKRKRDFRSLWIQRINAGVRQYGKSYSDFINKLYKKNIKINRKVLSDISYNDPSTLKKLIDFIY; encoded by the coding sequence ATGCCAAGATCTACAAATGCAGTTGCTTCTAGAAGAAGAAGAAAGAAAATTTTAAAATTAGCTAAAGGATTTCATGGTGCAAGAAGTAAAGTTTATACTGTTGCGAAAAATGCAGTAGAGAAATCCTTTTTGTATGCTTTTTCAGGTAGAAAAAAAAGAAAAAGAGATTTTAGATCTCTTTGGATTCAACGTATAAATGCAGGAGTCCGTCAATATGGAAAATCTTATTCTGATTTTATTAATAAATTATATAAAAAAAATATTAAAATTAATAGAAAAGTATTATCTGATATTTCATATAATGATCCAAGTACTCTTAAGAAATTAATAGATTTTATTTATTAA